GTCGCGACGACCTCAGAGGTCGAACTTGATGCCCTGCGCCAGCGGCAGCGAGTCGGAGTAGTTGATCGTGTTGGTCTGACGGCGCATGTAGACCTTCCACGCATCCGAACCGGACTCACGACCGCCACCGGTCTCCTTTTCGCCACCGAACGCACCGCCGATTTCCGCGCCGCTGGTGCCGATGTTGACGTTGGCGATGCCGCAATCGCTGCCGGCCGCCGACAGGAACTGCTCGGCCGCCTTGAGGTTCTGGGTGAAGATCGACGACGACAGGCCCTGCGGCACGGCGTTCTGCATGTCGATGGCTTCGTCGAGGGTCTTGTACTTCATCACGTACAGGATCGGCGCGAAGGTCTCGTGCTGCACGACTTCATCGGAATTCTTCAGGCCGGTGACGATCGCCGGCAGGACGAAGTTGCCCGGGCGGTCGATCGAAGTACCGCCGGTCTCGACGGTGCCGCCGCTGGCCTTGGCCTTGGCGATGGAGTCCAGGAACTGCTGCACGGCGCCCTGGCTGTTGAGCGGGCCCATCAGGTTGGCCGGGTCGGTCGGGTCGCCGATCTTGCCTTCCACCTGCTTGTACGCCTTCACCAGCGTGGCCAGCACGTTGTCGTAGATGGACTCGTGCACGATCAGGCGGCGCGTGGTCGTGCAGCGCTGGCCGGCGGTGCCGACGGCGCCGAACACGATGCCCGGCACGGCCAGCTTCAGGTCGGCGGTTTCGTCCAGGATGATGGCGTTGTTGCCGCCCAGCTCCAGCAGGCTGCGGCCCATGCGGCGGGCGACGCGCTCGCCGACGGTGCGGCCGACCTGGGTGGAACCGGTGAAGCTGATCAGCGGGATGCGCTTGTCGTCGACGAACTGCTGCGCCAGCTCGACGCCGGCGTCGTTGATCAGGAAGAAGATGTCCGGGAAGCCGCCGGCCTTCAGCGCGTCGTTGCAGATCTTCATGCTGGCGATCGCGGTCAGCGGCGTCTTGTTGGACGGCTTCCAGATGCAGATATCGCCGCAGATCGCGGCCAGGAACGAGTTCCACGCCCACACGGCGACCGGGAAATTGAACGCGCTGATGATGCCGACCAGGCCCAGCGGCTGGTACTGCTCGTACATGCGGTGGCCGGGGCGCTCGGAGTGCATGGTGTAGCCGTACAGCATGCGGCTCTGGCCCACGGCGAAGTCGGCGATGTCGATCATCTCCTGCACTTCGCCATCGCCCTCGGGCTTGCTCTTGCCCATTTCCAGCGCGACCAGCGAACCCAGCGCGTCCTTGTGCTTGCGGAGCGCTTCGCCGCACAGGCGCACGGCTTCGCCACGGCGCGGGGCCGGGGTGGTGCGCCAGATCTTGAACGCGGCCTGGGCACGGGCGACGACCTTCTCGTAATCGGCCTGGCTGCTGGCATGGACCTCGGCGATCACCTCGTTGGTGGTCGGGTTGATCGACTGCAGCAGGCCGGCGTCCGTGGTCGTGGACCACTCGCCGCTGCCGAGGTAGGTGCCGGAGTTGGTGCTGGCAAGGCCGAGGGCCTTGAGAAGGTCTGCGGGCATGAAGTGCTCCAGGGATCGAATGCAGGGGATGCGGCCGAAGGGGTGCATCGCGGGGGCATGATTCTACCAGAGCGGCCGCGGCCGACCTGCTGGAAACCCTGTGTATTTCAATCGGTTACGGCGCCGTTGATTCGCTGTCGGCGTCTGTTCGGATTGCCGAGCCGGAACTGGCGTTGTCGGCGATCTGCCGATGCGGCGCGGAGCCCGCAAGACGAGGGAGTGGTGGCCCCGACACGATTCGAACGTGCGACCTGTCCCTTAGGAGGGGACCGCTCTATCCAGCTGAGCTACGGGGCCAAGACGGCGGAAGGATAGCGCATGGC
This genomic stretch from Pseudoxanthomonas sp. CF385 harbors:
- a CDS encoding aldehyde dehydrogenase family protein; the encoded protein is MPADLLKALGLASTNSGTYLGSGEWSTTTDAGLLQSINPTTNEVIAEVHASSQADYEKVVARAQAAFKIWRTTPAPRRGEAVRLCGEALRKHKDALGSLVALEMGKSKPEGDGEVQEMIDIADFAVGQSRMLYGYTMHSERPGHRMYEQYQPLGLVGIISAFNFPVAVWAWNSFLAAICGDICIWKPSNKTPLTAIASMKICNDALKAGGFPDIFFLINDAGVELAQQFVDDKRIPLISFTGSTQVGRTVGERVARRMGRSLLELGGNNAIILDETADLKLAVPGIVFGAVGTAGQRCTTTRRLIVHESIYDNVLATLVKAYKQVEGKIGDPTDPANLMGPLNSQGAVQQFLDSIAKAKASGGTVETGGTSIDRPGNFVLPAIVTGLKNSDEVVQHETFAPILYVMKYKTLDEAIDMQNAVPQGLSSSIFTQNLKAAEQFLSAAGSDCGIANVNIGTSGAEIGGAFGGEKETGGGRESGSDAWKVYMRRQTNTINYSDSLPLAQGIKFDL